One Methylosinus sp. C49 DNA segment encodes these proteins:
- a CDS encoding YbaB/EbfC family nucleoid-associated protein, whose product MLDFMGLMKQAQAMQSKMAELQGQLDQTLVEGEAGGGLVRVTMTAKGALQRLAIDPSLLKPEESDILEDLIVTAHAQARAKAEETLAEKMKEVTGGLQLPPGLKLPF is encoded by the coding sequence ATGCTCGACTTCATGGGACTGATGAAGCAGGCGCAGGCCATGCAATCGAAAATGGCCGAGCTGCAAGGGCAGCTCGACCAGACTCTGGTGGAAGGCGAGGCCGGCGGCGGGCTGGTGCGCGTGACGATGACCGCCAAAGGCGCGCTGCAGCGCCTCGCCATCGATCCGAGCCTTTTGAAACCGGAGGAGAGCGACATTCTCGAGGATCTGATCGTCACCGCCCATGCGCAGGCGCGCGCCAAGGCGGAGGAGACGCTCGCCGAGAAGATGAAGGAAGTGACCGGCGGATTGCAGCTGCCGCCGGGTCTGAAGCTGCCGTTCTGA
- a CDS encoding DNA polymerase III subunit gamma/tau, with the protein MDDEHSAPSDALFPAEPQAKREGQAAYRVLARKYRPSGFADLIGQEPMVRTLENAFELNRIHQAYLLTGVRGVGKTTTARILARAFNYELPARDGRPAVDRPTIHMDALGAHCQAIIDSRHPDVLEMDAASHTGIDDIREIIENARYRPVMARVKVYIIDEVHMLSKAAFNGLLKTLEEPPEHVKFIFATTEIDKVPVTVRSRCQRFDLRRIDAGLLAAHLRKICDLESVTIEDEALAMVARAAEGSARDALSLLDQAIAHGAAGGGAIAAQDLRLMLGVADKSRVIDLFEAAMKGEIAAAIALLQDQYDGGADPAQVLLELAEFTHLVTRLKLAPDAAQSNALTEEERRRGGDAAGTLSISVLTRAWQILMKGVDELRSSPRPLASADMVLVRLTHAAEMPSPEEALRKLGFGQGGAPRPAPGSAPAAAPGGERPPVALAPAPKPAAFSPAPSVVATSAAPAQRRAAEPSPAAGVKIADFRALVALAGEKRDIQLKIALETEVRLVRFEQGRIEFELTPGGSARLPQLLMQKLQDWTGTRWLVALAAGGAPTLREEAVARESEKRSGIEADPLVASILARFPGAEIVAVRGKETEQAATAGAELAYDDEEPDDV; encoded by the coding sequence ATGGACGACGAGCATTCTGCGCCATCCGACGCCCTTTTTCCCGCCGAGCCGCAGGCCAAGCGCGAGGGGCAGGCCGCCTATCGCGTGCTGGCGCGCAAATATCGTCCCTCCGGCTTCGCCGATCTCATCGGCCAGGAGCCGATGGTGCGCACGCTCGAGAACGCCTTCGAGCTGAACCGTATCCATCAGGCCTATCTCTTGACCGGCGTGCGCGGCGTCGGCAAGACGACCACCGCGCGCATTCTCGCCCGCGCCTTCAATTACGAGCTTCCCGCGCGGGACGGCCGCCCCGCCGTCGATCGCCCGACGATCCATATGGACGCGCTCGGCGCGCATTGTCAGGCGATCATCGATTCGCGCCACCCGGACGTGCTGGAGATGGACGCCGCCTCGCACACCGGCATCGACGATATTCGCGAGATCATCGAGAATGCGCGCTATCGGCCGGTGATGGCGCGCGTCAAAGTCTACATCATCGACGAAGTGCACATGCTCTCCAAGGCCGCGTTCAACGGCCTGCTGAAGACGCTGGAAGAGCCGCCGGAACATGTGAAATTCATCTTCGCGACGACGGAGATCGACAAGGTTCCCGTCACCGTGCGCTCGCGCTGCCAGCGCTTCGATCTGCGCCGCATAGACGCGGGCCTGCTCGCGGCGCATTTGCGCAAGATCTGCGATCTCGAGAGCGTGACGATCGAGGACGAGGCGCTGGCCATGGTCGCCCGCGCGGCGGAAGGCTCGGCGCGCGACGCGCTGTCGCTGCTCGATCAGGCCATCGCCCACGGCGCGGCGGGCGGCGGCGCGATCGCCGCGCAGGATTTGCGGCTGATGCTCGGCGTCGCCGACAAATCCCGCGTCATCGATCTCTTCGAGGCGGCGATGAAGGGCGAGATCGCCGCCGCCATCGCTTTGCTTCAGGACCAATACGACGGCGGCGCCGATCCGGCGCAAGTGCTGCTGGAGCTCGCTGAATTCACCCATCTGGTGACGCGGCTGAAGCTCGCGCCGGACGCCGCGCAATCCAATGCGCTGACGGAAGAGGAGCGCCGCCGCGGCGGCGACGCCGCGGGAACGCTCTCCATTTCCGTGCTGACGCGGGCGTGGCAGATTTTGATGAAGGGCGTCGACGAGCTGCGCAGTTCGCCGCGTCCTCTCGCCAGCGCCGATATGGTGCTGGTGCGTCTGACCCACGCCGCCGAAATGCCCTCGCCGGAGGAGGCGCTGCGCAAGCTCGGCTTCGGCCAAGGCGGCGCGCCGCGTCCCGCGCCGGGCTCGGCCCCCGCGGCGGCGCCCGGCGGCGAGCGGCCCCCGGTCGCGCTCGCGCCGGCGCCCAAGCCCGCAGCTTTCTCGCCCGCGCCTTCCGTGGTCGCGACCAGCGCCGCGCCGGCCCAGCGCCGCGCCGCGGAGCCATCCCCGGCGGCGGGGGTGAAAATCGCCGATTTCCGCGCCCTCGTTGCCCTGGCCGGCGAGAAGCGCGACATACAATTGAAGATCGCGCTCGAGACGGAAGTGCGGCTCGTGCGCTTCGAGCAGGGACGCATCGAGTTCGAGCTGACGCCGGGCGGCTCGGCGCGGCTGCCGCAGCTCTTGATGCAGAAGCTGCAGGACTGGACCGGGACGCGCTGGCTGGTGGCGCTCGCCGCCGGCGGCGCGCCGACGCTGCGCGAGGAAGCCGTGGCCCGCGAGAGCGAGAAGCGCTCCGGGATCGAGGCCGATCCGCTGGTGGCGAGCATTTTGGCGCGGTTTCCCGGCGCGGAGATCGTCGCCGTGCGCGGCAAGGAGACGGAGCAGGCCGCGACGGCCGGCGCCGAATTGGCTTATGACGACGAGGAGCCGGACGACGTCTGA
- a CDS encoding phasin family protein: MANLNFDDFRDLGKYQLDAFNTATSSTAKSLRAIAEEATDYSKQSLDNSRNYFEKLMRVQKIDDIVQLQSEFYRNAYGDFFARASRVGELCSNLAKEAFVSAQSASEQATKASQEAAGKIIADISEQTEKLAAKAREVGKGEH; the protein is encoded by the coding sequence ATGGCCAATCTGAATTTCGACGATTTTCGTGATCTCGGAAAATATCAGCTCGACGCCTTCAACACCGCGACCAGTTCCACCGCCAAGAGCCTGCGCGCCATAGCGGAGGAGGCGACCGACTACTCCAAGCAATCGCTCGACAATAGCCGCAATTATTTCGAGAAGCTGATGCGCGTGCAGAAAATCGACGACATCGTGCAATTGCAGTCGGAGTTCTACCGCAACGCCTATGGCGATTTCTTCGCCCGCGCCTCGCGCGTCGGCGAGCTGTGCTCCAATCTCGCCAAAGAGGCTTTCGTCTCCGCCCAGAGCGCGAGCGAGCAGGCCACCAAGGCGAGCCAGGAGGCGGCCGGCAAGATCATCGCCGACATCAGCGAGCAGACCGAGAAGCTCGCCGCCAAGGCGCGCGAGGTGGGCAAGGGGGAGCATTAG
- a CDS encoding potassium transporter Kup, with the protein MDPNVARDAAGSSSRCDAEGASATQPAPVAEGHGSANAAGLIIGSIGVVYGDIGTSPLYALRESLAHAKSGGLGEDVVIGTISLLIFALIFTVTAKYVFFLMRADNRGEGGILSLMALAQSALGRRATPVFLLGVAGAALFSGDAIITPAISVLSAVEGLEIVNPKFGEFVFPITVAILVSLFWGQSHGTARVAALFGPVMAIFFIVMAALGASHIGDAPQVLRAFDPRHGFMFLLTHGWIGFAVLGSVFLVVTGAEALYADMGHFGRAPIQIAWIFFVLPALFLNYLGQGALILADPKAIENPFFLLAPDWALLPLVILSTLATVIASQAVITGAFSIVRQAIQLGLLPRLEITHTSATQEGQIYIGRVNRLLLIGVLVLVTAFKSSSALASAYGIAVTGTMVTTTALAFIVVWRKWHWPLWAASLFILAFLTVDLAFLAANLMKVVEGGWVPLLLGGGSMVVMWTWVRGTSLLAEKTHRDSIPIRDLIAMLEKSKPTRVPGTAVFLTSDPEVAPTALLHNLKHNKVLHERVLVICVNTEDTPRVPPEKRFEIEKLAPDFTRATLHFGFMESPRVPAALAAMRKAGVKYDIMTTSFFLGRRSIKESPASEMPVWQDRLYVALTRQSANATDFFSIPTDRVVELGAQLTI; encoded by the coding sequence ATGGATCCCAATGTGGCGCGTGACGCGGCGGGCTCTTCCTCTCGATGCGACGCGGAGGGCGCGTCGGCGACGCAGCCGGCGCCCGTCGCCGAGGGACACGGCTCGGCGAACGCCGCCGGCCTCATCATCGGCTCGATCGGCGTCGTCTATGGCGATATCGGCACCAGCCCGCTCTATGCGCTGCGCGAGTCGCTCGCCCACGCCAAATCCGGCGGGCTCGGCGAGGATGTCGTCATCGGCACGATCTCGCTGCTCATTTTCGCGCTGATCTTCACCGTCACCGCGAAATATGTGTTCTTCCTGATGCGCGCCGACAATCGCGGCGAGGGCGGCATTCTCTCGCTGATGGCGCTGGCGCAGAGCGCGCTGGGCCGGCGCGCGACCCCTGTCTTCCTGCTCGGCGTCGCCGGCGCGGCGCTGTTCTCTGGCGACGCCATCATCACGCCGGCCATCTCCGTGCTATCGGCGGTCGAGGGCCTCGAGATCGTCAATCCGAAATTCGGCGAGTTCGTCTTCCCCATCACCGTCGCGATTCTCGTCTCGCTGTTCTGGGGGCAGAGCCATGGCACGGCGCGCGTCGCCGCGCTGTTCGGCCCGGTGATGGCGATCTTCTTCATCGTGATGGCGGCGCTCGGCGCCTCCCATATCGGCGATGCCCCGCAGGTGCTGCGCGCCTTCGATCCGCGCCATGGCTTCATGTTTCTGCTGACCCATGGCTGGATCGGCTTCGCCGTGCTGGGCTCGGTCTTCCTCGTCGTCACCGGCGCCGAGGCGCTCTACGCCGATATGGGCCATTTCGGCCGCGCGCCGATCCAGATCGCCTGGATCTTCTTCGTGCTGCCGGCCCTGTTCCTCAATTATCTCGGCCAGGGCGCGTTGATCCTCGCCGATCCCAAGGCGATCGAGAATCCCTTCTTCCTGCTGGCGCCGGACTGGGCGCTGCTGCCGCTGGTCATTCTCTCGACGCTCGCCACCGTCATCGCCAGCCAGGCGGTCATCACCGGCGCCTTCTCCATCGTGCGCCAGGCGATACAACTCGGCCTGCTGCCGCGCCTCGAGATCACCCACACTTCCGCGACGCAGGAGGGGCAGATCTATATCGGCCGCGTCAATCGGCTGCTGCTGATCGGCGTGCTGGTGCTGGTCACGGCCTTCAAGAGCTCGAGCGCGCTCGCCTCCGCCTATGGCATCGCCGTGACCGGCACGATGGTGACGACGACGGCGCTCGCCTTTATCGTCGTGTGGCGCAAATGGCATTGGCCGCTGTGGGCGGCGTCGCTGTTCATCCTGGCCTTCCTCACCGTCGATCTCGCCTTTCTGGCCGCCAATCTGATGAAGGTGGTCGAGGGCGGCTGGGTTCCGTTGCTGCTCGGCGGCGGCTCCATGGTGGTGATGTGGACCTGGGTGCGCGGCACCTCGCTGCTCGCGGAGAAGACGCATCGCGATTCGATCCCCATCCGCGATCTCATCGCCATGCTGGAGAAATCCAAGCCGACGCGCGTGCCCGGCACGGCCGTCTTCCTGACCAGCGACCCGGAGGTCGCGCCCACCGCGCTGCTGCATAATCTCAAGCACAATAAGGTGCTGCACGAGCGCGTGCTGGTCATATGCGTGAACACGGAGGACACGCCGCGCGTGCCGCCGGAAAAGCGCTTCGAGATCGAGAAGCTCGCGCCCGACTTCACCCGCGCGACTCTGCACTTCGGCTTCATGGAGAGCCCGCGCGTGCCGGCGGCGCTGGCGGCGATGCGCAAGGCGGGGGTCAAATACGATATTATGACCACCTCCTTCTTCCTCGGCCGGCGCTCGATCAAGGAGAGCCCGGCCTCGGAAATGCCGGTCTGGCAGGACAGGCTCTATGTCGCGCTGACCCGGCAATCGGCCAACGCCACGGACTTCTTCTCCATACCGACCGACCGTGTGGTGGAACTCGGCGCTCAGCTGACGATCTGA
- a CDS encoding glycosyltransferase: MIAIVLGGVGLLVWLYLLLGNGGFWRLTEHDRRFVPKGAQAPKGVRVVAVIPARDEADVVAIGLRSLFRQEFSGRLEIVLVDDESSDGTAEVARTCAREEGAEDRLTVLQGRPEQGWTGKLAAMDRGFAHVLSSGVSPDFVLFCDADIAFAPGLVERLVAGAAARGTVLSSLMVKLRCESLAERWFVPAFVFFFQMLYPFPRVNDPKSPVAGAAGGVMLVRPAALEEAGGLQQIRGALIDDCALGKLMKKQGPIWLGLTDDAWSLRPYPYLRDIEQMVTRSAYAQLGYSPWRLAGAVLGMGLVYLAPPILAFAAPEPAAYIALVAYLLMAQSYMPSLRFYGRNRLGAFALPAVAACYTWFTLLSAWRHTRGRGGAWKGRYQAP; encoded by the coding sequence ATGATCGCGATTGTCCTCGGAGGCGTCGGCCTCCTCGTCTGGCTCTATCTCCTGCTCGGCAATGGCGGCTTCTGGCGCCTCACTGAGCACGACCGCCGTTTCGTCCCCAAGGGCGCGCAGGCTCCCAAGGGCGTCCGCGTCGTCGCCGTCATTCCGGCGCGCGATGAGGCGGATGTCGTCGCCATCGGCCTTCGATCCTTGTTCCGCCAGGAGTTTTCGGGCCGGCTCGAGATCGTCCTCGTCGATGACGAGAGCTCCGACGGCACGGCCGAGGTCGCCCGCACCTGCGCCCGCGAGGAGGGCGCCGAGGATCGGCTCACCGTGCTCCAGGGGCGCCCGGAGCAGGGCTGGACCGGCAAGCTCGCGGCCATGGACCGCGGCTTCGCCCATGTGCTCTCCTCCGGCGTCTCGCCCGATTTCGTGCTGTTCTGCGACGCCGACATCGCCTTCGCACCGGGCCTCGTCGAGCGGCTGGTCGCCGGGGCGGCGGCGCGCGGGACGGTGCTCTCCTCGCTGATGGTCAAGCTGCGCTGCGAGAGCCTCGCCGAGCGCTGGTTCGTGCCGGCTTTCGTCTTCTTCTTCCAAATGCTCTACCCCTTCCCGCGCGTGAACGACCCGAAAAGCCCGGTCGCCGGGGCGGCCGGCGGGGTGATGCTGGTGCGCCCGGCGGCGCTGGAGGAGGCCGGCGGCCTGCAACAAATCCGCGGCGCGCTGATCGACGATTGCGCGCTCGGCAAGCTCATGAAGAAGCAGGGGCCGATCTGGCTCGGCCTCACCGACGACGCTTGGAGCCTGCGGCCCTATCCGTATTTGCGCGATATAGAGCAGATGGTGACGCGCTCGGCCTATGCGCAATTGGGCTATTCTCCCTGGCGTCTCGCCGGCGCGGTTCTCGGCATGGGCCTCGTCTATCTCGCGCCGCCCATTCTCGCCTTCGCGGCGCCAGAGCCGGCGGCCTATATCGCGCTCGTCGCCTATCTATTGATGGCGCAGTCCTATATGCCGTCTCTGCGTTTCTACGGACGCAATCGGCTGGGCGCCTTCGCCTTGCCGGCGGTCGCCGCCTGCTATACGTGGTTCACGCTATTGTCCGCTTGGCGGCACACACGCGGGCGCGGCGGCGCGTGGAAGGGCCGCTATCAGGCCCCCTGA
- the hpnC gene encoding squalene synthase HpnC — MSDIAAAASGKGHKDENFPVASLFAPRHRAAVLAFYDFVRAADDISDHATLPADQKIAMLDRMEAALLGSGEDIPVAAKLRAELAARGLEPRHAQDLLIAFRRDVTQLRYRDWDDLIDYCRYSAMPVGRFVLDVHGEDRARTWAANDALCAALQIINHLQDCAKDYRNLDRVYLPQDMLAANGAGVEMLAADRASPQLAATLRALAERTQGLLKESAPFADLIVDTRLAMEVGAIQRLAETLTARLRVADPLSEKVHASKRQYLLTALAGAGTTLLRRLISPRVVAASVAR; from the coding sequence ATGAGCGACATCGCCGCCGCCGCTTCGGGGAAGGGCCATAAGGACGAGAATTTCCCCGTCGCCTCTCTCTTCGCGCCGCGCCATCGCGCGGCCGTGCTGGCTTTCTACGATTTCGTGCGCGCGGCGGACGATATCTCCGACCATGCGACGCTCCCGGCCGATCAGAAGATCGCCATGCTGGACCGCATGGAGGCGGCGCTGCTCGGCTCCGGCGAGGATATCCCCGTCGCAGCAAAGCTGCGCGCCGAGCTGGCCGCGCGCGGCCTCGAGCCCCGCCATGCGCAGGATCTGCTCATTGCCTTTCGCCGCGATGTGACGCAATTGCGCTATCGCGACTGGGACGATCTCATTGATTATTGCCGCTATTCGGCCATGCCGGTCGGCCGCTTCGTGCTGGACGTCCATGGCGAGGATCGCGCGCGGACATGGGCGGCCAATGACGCCCTCTGCGCGGCGCTGCAGATCATCAATCATCTGCAGGATTGCGCGAAAGATTATCGCAATCTCGATCGCGTCTATCTGCCGCAGGACATGCTCGCCGCCAATGGCGCGGGCGTCGAGATGCTCGCCGCCGATCGCGCCTCGCCGCAGCTCGCCGCGACATTGCGCGCGCTGGCCGAGCGCACGCAGGGGCTGCTGAAGGAGAGCGCGCCCTTCGCCGATCTCATCGTCGACACGCGCCTCGCCATGGAAGTGGGCGCGATCCAGCGCCTCGCCGAGACGCTCACCGCGCGGCTGCGCGTCGCCGATCCGCTGAGCGAGAAGGTCCACGCCTCCAAGCGCCAATATCTGCTCACGGCGCTCGCCGGCGCCGGGACCACTCTGCTGCGCCGGCTCATATCGCCGCGCGTCGTCGCCGCGAGCGTCGCGCGATGA
- the hpnD gene encoding presqualene diphosphate synthase HpnD, with protein MSVETIAPEAPRVAAKSSFYLAMRILEPERRDAMYAIYGFCRAVDDIADEEGDRALRLSQLDDWRRDLDALYAGRTHKRCADLARPVRRFGLERADFEAVIDGMAMDVVEDIRAPEWDRLDLYCDHVASAVGRLSVRVFGLADEADCAAGALPTKARMLAYHMGRALQLTNILRDLDEDEARGRLYLPREALEAAGVTDFARGAVLAHPGLQQVCAAVAERARKHYAESELLMRVSPQRAVKAPYLMATAYRSVLDRLVARGFAPPRAPVSASRTKVLLALLRFALT; from the coding sequence ATGAGCGTCGAGACGATCGCCCCCGAGGCGCCGCGGGTCGCCGCGAAAAGCTCTTTCTATCTCGCCATGCGCATTCTCGAGCCCGAGCGGCGCGATGCGATGTATGCGATCTACGGCTTCTGCCGCGCCGTCGACGATATCGCGGATGAGGAGGGCGACCGCGCCTTGCGCCTCTCCCAGCTCGACGATTGGCGGCGCGATCTCGATGCGCTCTACGCCGGCCGCACGCATAAGCGTTGCGCCGATCTGGCGCGGCCGGTGCGCCGCTTCGGCCTCGAGCGCGCCGATTTCGAGGCGGTCATAGACGGGATGGCGATGGATGTCGTCGAGGACATTCGCGCGCCGGAATGGGATCGGCTCGATCTCTATTGCGATCATGTCGCGAGCGCCGTGGGGCGGCTCTCCGTGCGCGTCTTCGGTCTCGCCGACGAGGCGGATTGCGCCGCCGGCGCGCTGCCGACCAAGGCGCGAATGCTCGCCTATCACATGGGCCGCGCCTTGCAGCTCACCAATATTCTGCGCGATCTCGACGAGGACGAGGCGCGCGGTCGGCTCTATCTGCCGCGCGAGGCGTTGGAGGCCGCAGGCGTCACCGATTTCGCGCGCGGCGCAGTGCTGGCGCACCCCGGCCTTCAGCAAGTCTGCGCTGCAGTGGCCGAGCGCGCGCGCAAGCATTATGCGGAATCGGAGCTGCTGATGCGCGTCTCGCCGCAGCGCGCGGTGAAGGCGCCCTATCTGATGGCGACGGCCTATCGCTCGGTTCTCGACCGTCTGGTGGCGCGCGGCTTCGCGCCGCCACGGGCGCCGGTCTCCGCCTCGCGGACAAAGGTCCTGCTGGCCCTGCTGAGATTCGCGCTGACGTGA
- the hpnE gene encoding hydroxysqualene dehydroxylase HpnE translates to MSGTTHIIGAGLAGLSCAIRLTDEGHSLSLYEAARMAGGRCRSYYDSSLDLTIDNGNHLLLSGNSTALDYARRIGSAEELVGPKECAFDFLDMRDGTRWRMRPNSSRLPWWIFVEDRRAPGTAPGDYLGAIGILLAKKGATIGEAMNCSGVLYERLWGPVLLSALNTEPRCSSAALAAAVLRETLAAGGAACRPLVARRGLGTAFIEPALSALAARGAAPRFAARLKGIEFSGERATALDFGDEKITLGANDRIVLAVPPWSAQELVPGLVAPDDFRGIVNAHFKIAPPPGQPALLGMIGSLTEWLFAFEDRLSVTISGADRLMDESRESLAERIWAEVAAATGLPTQLPAWQIVKEKRATFAATPAQQQRRPSAVTRWRNLLLAGDWTATGLPATIEGAIRSGYRAAELAARS, encoded by the coding sequence GTGAGCGGAACCACCCATATCATCGGCGCCGGCCTCGCGGGCCTCTCCTGCGCCATTCGCCTGACCGACGAGGGCCACAGCCTCTCGCTCTACGAGGCCGCGCGCATGGCGGGCGGGCGCTGCCGCTCCTATTATGATTCCAGCCTCGATCTCACCATCGACAATGGCAATCATCTGCTGCTCTCCGGCAATTCCACGGCGCTGGATTACGCCCGCCGCATCGGCTCGGCGGAGGAGCTGGTCGGGCCGAAGGAATGCGCCTTCGACTTTTTAGATATGCGCGACGGAACGCGCTGGCGCATGCGGCCCAATTCTTCGCGCCTGCCCTGGTGGATTTTCGTTGAAGATCGCCGCGCGCCCGGCACGGCGCCGGGCGATTACCTCGGCGCGATCGGCATTCTCCTCGCCAAAAAGGGCGCGACCATCGGCGAGGCGATGAATTGCTCGGGCGTGCTCTATGAGCGTCTGTGGGGGCCGGTGCTGCTCTCCGCGCTCAATACGGAGCCGCGCTGCTCCTCCGCCGCTCTCGCCGCCGCCGTGCTGCGCGAGACTTTGGCCGCCGGCGGCGCCGCCTGCCGTCCGCTGGTCGCGCGGCGCGGGCTCGGGACGGCTTTCATCGAGCCGGCGCTGAGCGCGCTCGCCGCGCGGGGCGCCGCGCCGCGCTTCGCCGCGCGGCTGAAGGGAATCGAATTTTCCGGCGAGCGCGCCACAGCGCTCGATTTCGGCGACGAGAAAATCACGCTCGGCGCAAATGATCGCATCGTTCTCGCCGTCCCGCCCTGGTCGGCGCAGGAGCTCGTTCCGGGTCTCGTGGCGCCGGATGACTTCCGCGGCATCGTCAATGCGCATTTCAAGATCGCGCCGCCGCCGGGCCAGCCGGCGCTGCTCGGCATGATCGGCTCGCTCACCGAATGGCTGTTCGCTTTCGAGGACAGGCTCTCGGTGACGATCAGCGGCGCCGATCGGCTGATGGACGAGTCCCGCGAGAGCCTCGCCGAGCGCATCTGGGCCGAGGTCGCCGCGGCGACCGGCCTGCCGACGCAGTTGCCGGCCTGGCAGATCGTGAAGGAAAAGCGCGCCACTTTCGCCGCGACGCCGGCGCAGCAGCAGCGTCGCCCCAGCGCTGTGACGCGCTGGCGCAATCTCCTCCTCGCCGGCGATTGGACAGCGACAGGCCTTCCGGCGACGATCGAAGGGGCGATAAGGTCGGGCTATCGCGCGGCGGAGCTGGCGGCGCGGTCGTAA